Proteins encoded by one window of Gouania willdenowi chromosome 4, fGouWil2.1, whole genome shotgun sequence:
- the LOC114462063 gene encoding tubulin alpha chain-like: MREIISIHVGQAGVQIGNSCWELFCLEHGIQPNGQVLSNQESGGGDDSFNTFFSETGTGKRVPRALYVDLEPTVIDEVRTGTYRQLFHPDQLITGKEDAANNYARGHYTIGKEIIELVMDRTRKMADQCTGLQGFLIYHSFGGGTGSGFTSLLMERLSVDYGKKAKLEFSVYPSPQISTAVVEPYNSILTTHTTLEHSDCAFMVDNEAIYDICQRNLDIVHPSYPNLNRLMSQTISSITSSLRFDGALNVDLTEFQTNLVPYPRIHFPMATYAPVISAEKAYHEQLSVSEITNACFEPANQMVKCDPRHGKYMACCLLYRGDVAPKDVNAAIAAIKTKRSIQFVDWCPTGFKVGINYQPPSVVPGGDLAKVQRAVCMLSNTTAISEAWARLNHKFDLMYAKRAFVHWYVGEGMEEGEFSEAREDMAALEKDYEEVGADSVEDEGEEGEEY; the protein is encoded by the exons aTG CGTGAGATTATTTCTATTCATGTGGGCCAAGCTGGAGTCCAGATCGGTAATTCCTGCTGGGAACTTTTCTGTCTGGAGCATGGGATTCAGCCAAACGGACAGGTGCTTTCTAACCAGGAATCTGGAGGAGGAGACGACTCCTTCAACACCTTCTTCAGTGAAACTGGGACAGGGAAACGTGTCCCCAGAGCGCTTTATGTAGACCTGGAGCCTACTGTCATTG ATGAAGTGCGAACAGGAACGTACCGTCAGctgtttcatccagatcagctCATCACAGGAAAAGAGGATGCTGCCAACAACTATGCCCGAGGACACTACACCATTGGGAAAGAGATCATAGAACTTGTTATGGATAGGACTCGTAAAATG gcggATCAGTGCACTGGCCTGCAGGGATTTCTCATCTACCACTCCTTTGGTGGAGGCACTGGCTCTGGTTTCACCTCCTTGCTGATGGAGAGGCTCTCTGTTGACTATGGTAAAAAGGCCAAGCTTGAGTTTTCTGTCTACCCATCACCCCAGATTTCCACTGCTGTAGTTGAGCCTTACAACTCCATCCTGACCACCCACACCACCTTGGAGCACTCAGACTGTGCCTTCATGGTGGACAACGAGGCCATCTACGACATCTGCCAGAGGAACCTTGATATTGTGCACCCTTCATACCCTAATCTTAACCGTCTCATGAGCCAGACCATCTCATCAATCACATCTTCTCTTCGTTTTGATGGAGCTCTGAATGTTGATCTGACAGAGTTTCAGACCAACTTGGTGCCTTACCCTCGTATCCACTTCCCAATGGCCACCTATGCCCCGGTCATCTCTGCTGAGAAAGCCTACCATGAGCAGCTGTCTGTGTCTGAAATCACAAACGCCTGCTTCGAGCCAGCCAATCAGATGGTGAAGTGTGATCCTCGCCATGGTAAATACATGGCCTGCTGTCTGCTGTATCGAGGTGATGTGGCGCCAAAAGACGTCAACGCTGCCATTGCAGCCATTAAGACCAAACGCTCCATCCAGTTTGTGGACTGGTGCCCCACTGGCTTCAAGGTGGGCATCAACTACCAGCCTCCCTCTGTGGTTCCTGGAGGAGACCTGGCCAAAGTGCAGAGGGCCGTTTGCATGCTGAGCAACACCACTGCCATCTCTGAGGCCTGGGCCAGACTAAACCACAAGTTTGACCTCATGTACGCCAAGAGAGCCTTTGTCCACTGGTATGTTGGAGAGGGAATGGAGGAGGGAGAATTCTCAGAGGCCAGAGAGGACATGGCTGCCCTGGAGAAAGATTATGAAGAAGTTGGCGCTGATAGTGTGGAAGATGAGGGAGAGGAAGGAGAAGAATATTAA